A genomic region of Salinibacter pepae contains the following coding sequences:
- the cas1e gene encoding type I-E CRISPR-associated endonuclease Cas1e yields MPLKGRLGLETARVPHADRHGLLWLERGRLAVEDGNLVFTTAGFDDLEAGAYDIPYQQVSNILLGPGGVVSHDALRILARRDTGLLAVGSKGVRLYATSMPFGPDSADRARTHAELWADEDTRVDVARKMYRIRLGEELPPHQRDLDSLRGIEGRRVKKVYQNLADQHGVAWNGRRYDRNDPDSNDTVNKAINHAVTAVYAAARIAVAVTGAVPELGFIHESSGHAFALDIADLFRSSTTLPIAFRAAKKVQRQPGRDIEPTARKMAGSTLRDEDVIPHMIDRIKDLLERDM; encoded by the coding sequence ATGCCGCTCAAAGGACGCCTCGGCCTCGAAACCGCCCGCGTGCCCCACGCCGACCGCCACGGGCTCCTGTGGCTGGAGCGCGGCCGCCTGGCCGTGGAGGACGGCAACCTCGTCTTTACCACCGCTGGGTTCGACGACCTGGAGGCCGGGGCCTACGACATTCCGTACCAGCAGGTCTCCAACATCCTGCTCGGCCCCGGCGGGGTGGTGAGCCACGACGCCCTCCGCATCCTCGCGCGGCGCGACACGGGCCTGCTCGCCGTCGGCTCCAAGGGCGTCCGCCTCTACGCGACGAGCATGCCCTTCGGCCCCGACAGCGCGGACCGTGCCCGCACTCACGCCGAGCTGTGGGCCGACGAGGACACGCGTGTGGACGTGGCCCGTAAGATGTACCGGATCCGCCTCGGCGAGGAGCTCCCCCCGCACCAGCGCGATCTCGACTCCCTACGTGGCATCGAGGGGCGGCGCGTCAAGAAGGTGTACCAGAACCTCGCCGACCAGCACGGGGTGGCGTGGAACGGGCGCCGCTACGACCGCAACGATCCCGACTCGAACGACACCGTCAACAAGGCCATCAACCACGCCGTGACGGCCGTCTATGCGGCGGCGCGCATCGCCGTGGCCGTCACCGGGGCGGTGCCCGAACTCGGCTTTATCCACGAATCGTCCGGCCACGCCTTTGCGCTGGACATTGCCGACCTCTTCCGAAGCTCCACGACGCTTCCCATTGCGTTTCGCGCCGCGAAGAAGGTACAGCGGCAGCCCGGGCGCGACATTGAGCCGACGGCCCGAAAGATGGCTGGATCTACCCTCCGGGATGAAGACGTGATTCCCCACATGATTGACCGCATCAAAGACCTACTGGAGCGGGATATGTGA
- the cas5e gene encoding type I-E CRISPR-associated protein Cas5/CasD, with product MDVLLLCFDAPLMSFGAPIVDNQGEIQPYPALSMMTGLLGNALGVDHSEFDRLERLQERLRYASRQDRRGRRIEDYQTVDLSKPYMDDDRAWTTYGHTESRAGGSASDGTHIRHRDYWADAIHTVAVTLDAPDEPPTLDDLTAAVQHPARPLFLGRKPCLPADALFADRLQADSLPEALVQAPLHARADDGPTFSAWWPTHPDADTPSEEALDVDLREPVTDRRDWKNQIHVGERWIVNGTVRPQA from the coding sequence ATGGATGTTCTCCTCCTTTGCTTCGACGCGCCGCTGATGAGCTTCGGCGCCCCCATCGTCGACAACCAGGGCGAGATCCAGCCCTACCCGGCGCTGTCGATGATGACGGGCCTGCTGGGCAACGCGCTGGGGGTCGACCACAGCGAGTTCGACCGCCTGGAGCGCCTTCAGGAACGGCTCCGCTACGCCTCGCGCCAGGACCGGCGCGGCCGCCGGATTGAGGACTACCAGACGGTGGACCTCTCCAAGCCCTACATGGACGACGACCGGGCGTGGACCACGTACGGCCATACGGAGAGCCGGGCGGGCGGCTCCGCCAGCGACGGCACGCACATTCGGCACCGCGACTACTGGGCCGACGCCATTCACACCGTCGCCGTCACGCTGGACGCCCCGGACGAGCCCCCGACGCTCGACGACCTGACGGCCGCCGTCCAGCACCCGGCCCGGCCCCTCTTCCTAGGCCGCAAGCCGTGCCTGCCCGCCGATGCCCTTTTTGCGGATCGCCTGCAGGCGGATTCGCTCCCGGAGGCCCTCGTGCAGGCGCCCCTCCACGCCCGTGCCGACGACGGCCCTACGTTCTCCGCGTGGTGGCCCACCCATCCGGACGCCGACACCCCGTCCGAGGAGGCGCTCGACGTGGACCTGCGCGAGCCCGTCACCGACCGGCGCGACTGGAAAAACCAGATCCACGTCGGCGAACGATGGATCGTGAACGGCACCGTCCGCCCCCAGGCGTAA
- a CDS encoding type I-E CRISPR-associated protein Cas7/Cse4/CasC, with protein MFIQLHALTSYPSTLLNRDDAGFAKQLPFGGATRTRVSSQCLKYHWRNFDGENALYDMDVPKSLRSRETFWRRLAQPLIDDGYPAPLVRAVTFALKERLLSDDKAGKRDLKTLIDPDEDDDPRDMIDTSQVTIFGVPEMRYLRDLAAGMIEEAKEDFPVFWDEDGEPDSDAVKDAADAMRDISKRDLKKNLKGLELASGLDAAMFGRMATSDVLARGDAAVHVAHAFTTHAQESESDYFSAVDELRRDEPEESGELGAGHINTQELTSGLFYSYVVVDVPLLVSNLSGVEQDEWTDGNTALAAEVMERFAQLMATVSPGAKLGSTAPYSYAQCLFAEAGTAQPRTLANAFQTPAPTQNVLQNSYEKLGQYVDEIDQMYGVQTDRRLAAMGPTDGLTDRLKVDDTTTVPALAEWTANQIQTA; from the coding sequence ATGTTCATCCAGCTCCACGCGCTGACCTCCTATCCGAGTACCCTCTTGAATCGCGATGACGCCGGTTTCGCCAAACAACTCCCCTTCGGCGGCGCCACGCGGACGCGCGTCTCCTCCCAGTGCCTGAAATACCACTGGCGGAATTTCGACGGCGAGAACGCCCTCTACGACATGGACGTCCCGAAATCCCTGCGCTCGCGGGAAACGTTCTGGCGCCGCCTCGCCCAGCCGCTCATCGACGACGGCTATCCGGCCCCGCTCGTCCGCGCCGTCACGTTCGCCCTTAAGGAACGCCTGCTGTCCGACGACAAGGCCGGGAAGCGGGACCTGAAAACGCTCATCGATCCCGACGAGGACGACGACCCGCGGGACATGATCGACACCAGCCAGGTCACCATCTTCGGGGTGCCGGAAATGCGGTACCTCCGCGACCTCGCCGCCGGCATGATCGAAGAGGCAAAAGAGGACTTTCCGGTGTTCTGGGACGAGGACGGGGAGCCGGACAGCGACGCCGTGAAGGACGCGGCGGACGCCATGCGCGACATCTCCAAGCGCGACCTCAAGAAGAACCTGAAGGGCCTGGAGCTCGCTAGCGGCCTGGACGCCGCCATGTTTGGGCGCATGGCGACGAGCGACGTCCTGGCCCGGGGCGACGCCGCCGTCCACGTGGCCCACGCCTTCACCACGCACGCCCAGGAGAGCGAGAGCGACTACTTCTCGGCCGTCGACGAGCTGCGGCGCGACGAGCCCGAAGAAAGCGGCGAGCTCGGCGCCGGGCACATCAATACACAGGAGCTCACGAGCGGCCTCTTCTACAGCTACGTGGTCGTGGACGTGCCCCTGCTCGTGTCCAACCTCTCCGGCGTCGAGCAGGACGAATGGACCGACGGAAACACTGCCCTCGCCGCCGAGGTGATGGAGCGATTTGCCCAGCTCATGGCCACCGTCTCCCCCGGCGCCAAACTCGGCTCCACCGCGCCGTACTCCTACGCGCAGTGCCTCTTCGCCGAGGCCGGAACCGCCCAGCCCCGCACATTGGCCAACGCGTTCCAGACGCCCGCCCCGACCCAGAACGTGCTGCAGAACAGCTACGAGAAGCTGGGGCAGTACGTGGACGAGATCGACCAGATGTACGGCGTGCAGACCGACCGCCGGCTGGCCGCGATGGGGCCGACCGACGGGCTCACGGACCGCCTCAAGGTGGACGACACCACCACGGTGCCCGCCCTCGCCGAATGGACCGCGAACCAGATCCAGACTGCATAA
- a CDS encoding Uma2 family endonuclease, which yields MTELASPAATEVRPRRFTSDEVQVMLRAGILHEDDPLELIDGQLVVMSPINDPHIACINRLNTIFSKRLVPHAIENVVVSVQNPVRIDEHNEPEPDVVLSTALDGAPHPGDVLLLVEVSDTTLAYDRDVKRPLYARAGIPEVWVLDLEARHIEVHREPDDDVYRTRHLAGLDDTVTPERPTSVGDIPVRDILGDLPEPESDEREA from the coding sequence ATGACTGAACTCGCCTCTCCCGCGGCGACCGAGGTGCGTCCGCGACGCTTCACGTCCGACGAGGTGCAGGTCATGCTCCGGGCCGGCATTCTCCACGAGGACGATCCGCTCGAACTCATCGACGGCCAGCTCGTCGTGATGTCCCCAATCAACGATCCGCACATCGCCTGCATCAACCGGCTGAACACTATTTTTAGCAAACGCCTGGTCCCCCATGCCATTGAGAACGTCGTCGTAAGCGTACAGAACCCCGTGCGGATCGACGAGCACAACGAGCCGGAGCCGGATGTGGTACTGTCGACAGCACTCGACGGGGCGCCCCACCCCGGGGACGTGCTGCTCCTGGTCGAGGTGTCCGACACGACGCTGGCGTACGACCGCGACGTGAAGCGGCCCCTCTACGCACGCGCCGGAATTCCGGAGGTGTGGGTCCTCGATCTGGAGGCCCGTCACATCGAAGTACACCGTGAGCCGGACGACGACGTGTACCGCACCCGGCATCTCGCGGGCCTGGACGACACGGTGACCCCGGAGCGCCCGACATCGGTCGGCGACATTCCGGTACGCGACATTCTCGGCGATCTGCCGGAGCCTGAGAGCGACGAAAGGGAGGCGTGA
- the cas6e gene encoding type I-E CRISPR-associated protein Cas6/Cse3/CasE, with amino-acid sequence MPDSEFYMVQLGLDAKGLTTLGKMLHLPLDRTDTGYLVHCALGELFGDDAPQPFSIDHDAQNGRQVRVLGYTAADADTLQSHAQLDASPTVYEIGDWDGLAAKPMPQTFPDGMALQFELRACPVVRKASAGEGVNHNGDKRTWTEGQELDAYLAEAWTRPADDDVSREEVYREWLRRQFEIRGGAEPQSIGMDRFSIERMTRRVPKNGTGERKADTLKRPDVTLTGTLRVTDGDAFVDLLRSGLGRHKSFGYGMLKVRRA; translated from the coding sequence ATGCCCGACTCGGAGTTTTACATGGTGCAGCTCGGCCTCGACGCCAAAGGGCTCACCACCCTCGGCAAGATGCTGCACCTCCCCCTCGACCGCACCGACACCGGCTACCTCGTCCACTGCGCCCTCGGCGAGCTCTTCGGCGACGACGCCCCGCAGCCGTTCTCCATTGACCACGACGCGCAGAACGGCCGGCAGGTGCGCGTCCTCGGCTACACCGCGGCGGACGCCGACACCCTGCAATCGCACGCCCAGCTCGACGCCAGCCCGACCGTCTACGAGATCGGCGACTGGGACGGGCTGGCCGCCAAGCCGATGCCGCAGACCTTCCCCGACGGCATGGCCCTCCAGTTCGAGCTCCGCGCCTGCCCGGTCGTCCGCAAGGCCTCCGCGGGCGAGGGCGTCAACCACAACGGGGACAAACGCACCTGGACGGAGGGCCAGGAACTGGACGCCTACCTCGCCGAGGCCTGGACCCGGCCCGCGGACGACGACGTGAGCCGCGAGGAGGTGTACCGCGAGTGGCTCCGCCGACAGTTCGAGATCCGCGGCGGCGCCGAGCCGCAATCCATCGGCATGGACCGCTTCTCCATCGAGCGCATGACGCGCCGCGTGCCCAAAAACGGCACCGGCGAGCGCAAAGCCGACACCCTCAAGCGCCCCGACGTGACGCTCACCGGCACGCTCCGGGTCACCGACGGCGATGCGTTCGTCGACCTCCTCCGCTCCGGCCTCGGGCGGCACAAGAGCTTCGGCTACGGGATGCTGAAGGTGCGCCGGGCATGA
- the casB gene encoding type I-E CRISPR-associated protein Cse2/CasB, translated as MPPSADTDSPPETDISTDESTSPSQAVGRAAGMLHPETGRLPNGDRAALRRIDLDTPVTPTLWKVLFDLEQDESRGMSQTKWEQRWATLLMGMAHCAGLHDYDMPLGQALAEAGWAETRFVRLMEADDETLPVLLRRMAQYLASKQQPANWEHVRELLFSRENLFEDAENVRLKIARTYYRTLHAQDDD; from the coding sequence ATGCCCCCTTCTGCCGATACAGACAGTCCCCCCGAGACTGACATCAGCACCGACGAGTCAACCTCCCCCTCCCAGGCCGTCGGCCGCGCCGCCGGCATGCTCCACCCCGAAACCGGACGCCTGCCCAACGGCGACCGCGCCGCCCTCCGCCGCATCGACCTGGATACGCCCGTCACGCCCACCCTCTGGAAAGTGCTATTCGACCTGGAGCAGGACGAATCCAGGGGAATGTCCCAAACGAAATGGGAGCAACGCTGGGCCACACTCCTGATGGGCATGGCCCACTGCGCGGGCCTGCACGACTACGATATGCCCCTTGGGCAGGCGCTGGCCGAGGCCGGCTGGGCCGAAACCCGATTCGTGCGCCTGATGGAGGCCGACGACGAGACGCTGCCGGTCCTCCTCCGCCGCATGGCCCAGTACCTCGCCAGCAAACAGCAACCCGCCAACTGGGAGCACGTGCGAGAGCTTCTTTTCTCTCGGGAAAACCTGTTTGAGGACGCAGAAAACGTACGACTCAAAATCGCACGCACCTACTACCGCACCCTCCACGCTCAGGACGACGACTGA
- a CDS encoding aspartate aminotransferase family protein, producing the protein MDSAETIALEQQLEIPTYDKMPMALVRGKGPYVWDAEGTRYLDFYGGHCVSLLGHCHPTVVAAVQAQAEQLLFYSNVAHSPVRARAARRLADLAPDGLGNVFFANSGSEANETALKLARKYTGRSGVVAMKQGWHGRTLGSLATTHDETYRAPYADVLPETTWVPVGDLDAAEAVLSCEDIAAVLLEPIQSIAGMRAMPADYVQGLRALCDEHGTLLIFDEVQTGVGRTGTFSMSAPLGATPDLIALAKSLGAGVPVSAVLVDDAVAATVEPGDQGSTFGGGMLAMAAVEATLRTLVEDDLMARATDVHAQVAEAVGPVVEAVRGRGCLMGLKLDRPAEPVIDALRDQNVLVGGSSAPHVMRLMPPLVVSDDDVTAFAAALHAALDATSAPARAH; encoded by the coding sequence ATGGATTCTGCAGAGACGATTGCCCTTGAGCAGCAGCTTGAGATTCCCACGTACGACAAGATGCCGATGGCGCTCGTGCGGGGGAAAGGGCCCTACGTGTGGGACGCCGAGGGCACCCGGTACCTCGACTTCTACGGGGGGCACTGCGTGTCGCTGCTCGGCCACTGCCACCCGACCGTCGTGGCGGCCGTGCAGGCCCAGGCCGAGCAGCTCCTGTTCTACTCGAACGTTGCGCACAGCCCGGTCCGCGCCCGGGCCGCCCGGCGGCTGGCGGACCTGGCCCCCGACGGCCTCGGCAACGTCTTCTTCGCCAACTCCGGCTCGGAGGCCAACGAGACGGCCCTCAAGCTGGCCCGGAAATACACGGGCCGGTCCGGCGTCGTGGCGATGAAGCAGGGCTGGCACGGACGCACCCTCGGCAGCCTCGCCACCACGCACGACGAGACGTACCGCGCCCCCTACGCGGACGTGCTTCCGGAGACGACCTGGGTCCCGGTGGGCGACCTGGACGCCGCGGAGGCGGTGCTGTCCTGCGAGGACATCGCCGCCGTCCTCCTGGAGCCGATCCAGAGCATCGCCGGCATGCGGGCGATGCCCGCCGACTACGTGCAGGGCCTCCGTGCCCTCTGTGACGAGCACGGCACGCTTCTGATTTTCGACGAGGTGCAGACGGGCGTGGGGCGGACCGGCACCTTCTCCATGAGCGCCCCCCTCGGCGCCACACCGGACCTCATTGCCCTCGCCAAGAGCCTCGGGGCCGGGGTGCCCGTGAGCGCCGTCCTCGTGGACGACGCCGTGGCCGCGACCGTCGAGCCCGGCGACCAGGGCTCCACGTTCGGCGGGGGGATGCTCGCGATGGCGGCCGTGGAGGCCACCCTCCGGACGCTGGTGGAGGACGACCTGATGGCCCGGGCGACCGACGTCCACGCACAGGTGGCCGAGGCCGTGGGGCCGGTCGTCGAGGCGGTGCGCGGGCGCGGCTGCCTGATGGGGCTCAAGCTGGACCGGCCGGCCGAGCCCGTGATCGATGCGCTTCGCGACCAGAATGTGCTCGTCGGCGGCTCGTCGGCCCCGCACGTGATGCGCCTGATGCCGCCGCTCGTCGTCTCGGACGACGACGTGACCGCCTTCGCGGCGGCGCTCCACGCCGCCCTCGACGCCACCTCGGCCCCTGCCAGAGCACACTGA
- the cas2e gene encoding type I-E CRISPR-associated endoribonuclease Cas2e, producing MTIGVTRNTPGRFDGFLASCMQEIAPGVYVAPTMKKAVRERIWRVMMDWSELLPDNAGVVLFWRNPDAPSKLSIRLLGWPKKEFIEHEGLWLTHRDLTEAHDVEELLEQAEVEEPEIDEDDPTLPMKFLAEIE from the coding sequence ATGACCATCGGCGTCACCCGCAACACCCCAGGCCGGTTCGACGGCTTTCTGGCCTCGTGCATGCAGGAGATCGCCCCCGGCGTGTACGTGGCGCCCACGATGAAGAAGGCCGTGCGAGAACGAATCTGGCGCGTGATGATGGACTGGAGCGAGCTGCTGCCCGACAATGCGGGCGTGGTCCTCTTCTGGCGCAACCCCGACGCCCCCTCGAAGCTGAGCATCCGCCTCCTAGGCTGGCCGAAGAAGGAGTTCATCGAGCACGAGGGCCTGTGGCTCACGCACCGCGACCTCACGGAGGCCCATGACGTAGAGGAGCTCCTGGAGCAGGCAGAGGTGGAGGAGCCGGAGATCGACGAAGACGATCCCACGCTGCCGATGAAGTTCCTGGCAGAGATTGAGTGA
- the argC gene encoding N-acetyl-gamma-glutamyl-phosphate reductase: MPQPAHSFPASPTTISHIGVLHGAGYVGGALIRLLAAHPHAALHTVTSRTFADRPVGAAHPSLRGQVDHTFTAPDEVAFGSLDALLVAAEHGRSMQVVPGILEDGFDGPIIDLSADFRFRDPAVYPEWFDTAHPAPGLLADAVYGLPEWSDEIGGASLVATPGCYATGIALALAPLAQRDVPFTAHVTALTGASGAGATPSSATHFPDRDGNVRPYKVLQHQHGPEIRQTLGRHVTLDFVPASGPWTRGIWGTAHIEWPKAIDPNTASPWYEEAYADAPCVRCSSDRLPSLQPAVGTPFCDLGWKMDGSTLVVGFALDNLLKGAASQAVQILNRTLGLPDTAGLLPEPTPAPAA; the protein is encoded by the coding sequence ATGCCACAACCTGCGCACTCTTTTCCGGCGTCCCCAACAACGATTTCCCACATCGGAGTTCTCCACGGCGCCGGCTACGTCGGCGGCGCACTGATTCGCCTGCTCGCCGCACATCCCCACGCCGCCCTCCACACGGTGACCAGCCGGACGTTCGCCGATCGGCCCGTCGGCGCGGCGCATCCGTCCCTCCGCGGGCAGGTCGATCATACGTTCACCGCTCCGGACGAGGTTGCCTTCGGCTCACTCGACGCCCTTCTCGTGGCGGCGGAGCACGGCCGCAGCATGCAGGTGGTGCCCGGCATCCTGGAAGACGGCTTCGACGGCCCCATCATCGACCTGAGCGCCGACTTTCGGTTCCGGGACCCGGCGGTCTACCCCGAGTGGTTCGATACGGCGCACCCGGCCCCCGGCCTGCTGGCCGACGCCGTGTACGGACTGCCGGAGTGGAGCGACGAGATCGGGGGGGCGTCGCTCGTGGCCACGCCCGGCTGCTACGCCACCGGCATCGCACTGGCGCTGGCCCCGCTCGCGCAGCGGGACGTCCCCTTCACCGCCCACGTGACCGCCCTCACCGGCGCATCCGGGGCGGGCGCCACGCCCTCGTCGGCCACCCACTTCCCCGACCGCGACGGCAACGTGCGCCCCTACAAGGTGCTTCAGCACCAGCACGGCCCCGAAATCCGGCAGACGCTCGGCCGCCACGTGACGCTCGATTTCGTCCCCGCCTCCGGCCCGTGGACGCGTGGCATCTGGGGCACGGCCCACATCGAGTGGCCGAAGGCGATCGATCCAAACACGGCATCCCCGTGGTACGAGGAGGCGTACGCCGACGCGCCGTGCGTCCGCTGCTCGTCAGACAGACTGCCTTCGCTCCAGCCCGCGGTGGGCACCCCGTTCTGCGACCTCGGGTGGAAAATGGACGGCTCGACCCTCGTCGTCGGCTTTGCCCTCGACAACCTGCTGAAGGGCGCCGCGAGCCAGGCCGTCCAGATCCTAAACCGCACGCTCGGCCTCCCCGACACCGCCGGCCTCCTTCCCGAGCCCACCCCCGCTCCGGCCGCCTGA
- the casA gene encoding type I-E CRISPR-associated protein Cse1/CasA encodes MKHSLLDDPLLRIRLLDNTVQGASLPRVLHRLTQNDILSFEALQAHQQQPWHSFLVQLAAMAVARQAGGTRPDTAAGWRDALVGVADGDAAAWHLVVADESKPAFLQSPVPEGSLDDAGYKADVPTPDQLDVLITSKSHDVKARRIRHPEPEHWIYALVTLQTMEGFLGRGNYGVVRMNGGFGNRPLVGLSPDLSWGEHFRRDVDVLLSERDALSGRYTLDGPALLWTRPWDGAKDRAIPLADCDPYFLEICRRIRFQKDGGDLTCWRANTKGQRVDAPDSLNGDTGDPWTPIEKSSGKALTLPGEGFTYDRLQDIVFEGEYAQPPALQFRDSDGGYMYVVARALVRGQGKTEGLHHRIVPVPDSASGWLREKSRRERLGERARDRVEIVDEVRRTVLYPAIGTLLGGGDTEAIEFDDVSPWLDAFDRTVDARFFEALWASVDMSDREAREHWESLLWKEAQTQFNDAEDHAPNSSTRYWRARSSARSIFHGAARDTLKYAFSDTS; translated from the coding sequence ATGAAGCACTCACTTCTCGACGACCCGCTCCTCCGGATCCGCCTGCTGGACAATACGGTGCAGGGAGCGTCCCTGCCACGGGTCCTGCATCGACTCACGCAGAACGACATTCTGAGCTTCGAGGCCCTACAGGCCCATCAGCAGCAGCCCTGGCACAGCTTCCTCGTCCAGCTCGCCGCGATGGCCGTCGCCCGACAGGCCGGCGGCACGCGTCCGGACACCGCAGCCGGGTGGCGCGACGCGCTCGTGGGAGTGGCCGACGGCGACGCCGCGGCCTGGCACCTGGTCGTGGCGGATGAGTCGAAGCCCGCCTTCTTGCAGTCGCCCGTGCCAGAAGGATCGCTCGACGACGCCGGGTACAAGGCCGACGTGCCCACGCCCGACCAGCTCGACGTGCTCATTACGTCGAAGAGCCACGACGTCAAGGCGCGCCGCATCCGGCACCCCGAGCCCGAGCACTGGATCTACGCACTCGTGACGCTGCAGACGATGGAGGGCTTCCTGGGGCGGGGCAATTATGGAGTCGTGAGAATGAACGGGGGTTTTGGAAACCGGCCCCTCGTAGGCCTGTCGCCGGACCTGTCCTGGGGAGAGCATTTCCGGCGCGACGTAGACGTGCTGTTGAGCGAGCGCGACGCTCTGTCCGGGCGATACACACTCGATGGGCCGGCCCTGCTCTGGACCCGGCCGTGGGACGGGGCCAAAGACAGGGCCATTCCGCTTGCCGACTGCGATCCCTACTTTCTCGAAATCTGTCGCCGCATCCGGTTTCAGAAGGACGGTGGCGACCTCACCTGCTGGCGGGCCAACACCAAGGGCCAGCGCGTCGACGCGCCCGACTCGCTCAACGGCGACACCGGCGATCCCTGGACGCCGATCGAGAAAAGCAGCGGCAAGGCCCTGACGCTGCCGGGGGAGGGCTTTACCTACGACCGGCTGCAAGACATCGTCTTCGAGGGCGAGTACGCTCAGCCCCCGGCGCTGCAGTTCCGGGATTCGGACGGCGGGTACATGTACGTCGTTGCCCGGGCACTGGTGCGCGGACAAGGCAAGACCGAAGGCCTGCACCACCGCATCGTACCCGTTCCTGATTCGGCATCCGGCTGGCTCCGAGAAAAATCTCGACGCGAACGACTCGGGGAGCGCGCCCGAGACCGGGTCGAGATCGTGGACGAGGTGCGCCGCACGGTGCTCTACCCGGCCATCGGCACGCTGCTGGGCGGCGGCGACACCGAGGCCATTGAGTTTGACGATGTATCGCCCTGGCTCGACGCCTTCGACCGCACCGTGGATGCCCGCTTCTTCGAGGCGCTCTGGGCGTCGGTCGACATGAGCGACCGCGAGGCCCGCGAGCACTGGGAATCGCTGCTCTGGAAGGAGGCCCAAACCCAGTTCAACGACGCCGAAGACCACGCCCCCAACTCCTCCACCCGCTACTGGCGGGCCCGCAGCAGCGCCCGCTCCATCTTCCACGGCGCCGCCCGCGACACCCTCAAGTACGCCTTTTCTGATACATCGTAG
- the argG gene encoding argininosuccinate synthase — protein MPIALAFSGGLDTSFCVPYLQETHDTPVHTVTVDTGGLTDADRAAVAARADALGADAHHLVDGRARLYDDHLSYLIEGNVLKGGVYPLCVGPERIVQARAVAEVAQAVGAATVAHGSTGAGNDQVRFDVALQLVGDALDVIAPIRELGLSRDASTAYLEARGFSVPDDTTDYSINRGLWGTTIGGKETLTAKAPLPADAYPDTTAPADAPDAPRTLTVTFANGLPVAVDDASLSGVEVVETLNEIGGRHGVGRDVHVGDTILGIKGRIGVEAPAAQILITAHRELEKVVLSEQQQVQKQKLGDVYGRLLHEGQYFDPVMRDVEAFLDHSQDVVAGTVTVKLFKGRATVQGVDSRHSLFDAGTATYGEDNALWDGRDAAGYTTLAAVPSLLAKKARADADPPGSKPMIAESNTG, from the coding sequence ATGCCCATCGCGCTCGCCTTTAGCGGAGGCCTCGACACCTCCTTCTGCGTTCCGTACCTGCAAGAAACCCACGACACGCCGGTCCACACCGTGACGGTCGACACCGGCGGCCTGACCGACGCCGATCGTGCGGCGGTGGCGGCCCGAGCAGACGCGCTGGGCGCCGACGCCCATCACCTCGTGGACGGCCGGGCGCGGCTCTACGACGACCACCTTTCGTACCTTATCGAGGGCAACGTTCTGAAGGGCGGCGTCTACCCACTGTGCGTGGGGCCGGAGCGCATCGTGCAGGCGCGGGCCGTGGCGGAGGTGGCGCAGGCAGTCGGGGCCGCTACGGTCGCCCACGGCTCCACCGGGGCCGGCAACGACCAGGTGCGGTTCGACGTGGCCCTGCAGCTCGTGGGCGACGCCCTCGACGTGATTGCCCCGATTCGCGAGCTCGGCCTAAGCCGGGATGCCTCGACGGCCTACCTCGAGGCGCGCGGCTTTTCGGTGCCGGACGACACGACCGACTATTCCATCAACCGGGGCCTCTGGGGCACCACGATCGGCGGCAAGGAGACGCTCACGGCGAAGGCCCCGCTGCCGGCGGACGCCTACCCGGACACGACGGCCCCCGCCGACGCGCCGGACGCGCCGCGCACCCTCACGGTCACGTTTGCGAACGGGCTCCCCGTGGCCGTCGACGACGCGTCCCTCTCGGGGGTCGAGGTCGTCGAGACGCTCAACGAGATCGGCGGACGGCATGGCGTGGGGCGGGACGTCCACGTGGGGGACACCATCCTCGGCATCAAGGGGCGGATCGGGGTCGAGGCGCCCGCGGCCCAGATTCTGATTACGGCCCACCGCGAGCTCGAAAAGGTCGTGCTTTCGGAGCAGCAGCAGGTGCAGAAGCAAAAGCTCGGCGACGTCTACGGCCGCCTGCTCCACGAGGGCCAGTACTTCGACCCGGTGATGCGGGACGTGGAGGCGTTCCTCGACCACAGTCAGGACGTCGTCGCCGGCACCGTCACGGTGAAGCTCTTCAAAGGCCGCGCCACGGTGCAGGGCGTCGACAGCCGCCACTCCCTGTTCGACGCCGGCACGGCCACCTACGGCGAGGACAATGCACTGTGGGACGGGCGCGACGCGGCGGGCTACACCACGCTCGCCGCCGTCCCGTCCCTCCTCGCCAAAAAGGCCCGCGCCGACGCGGATCCCCCGGGCTCCAAGCCGATGATCGCCGAATCGAACACGGGATAG